The Bacillota bacterium nucleotide sequence CACCAAGCCAAAATACTTCTCAAAGAAGGCTAGAAGCTTATCAATTATGGTCTGTTTTTTAATGGTTCTAGAATTAGATGCAAATCTAGATACAGGAGGCATTATCCTATCTATATCAGTTCCTGTTGTCTTCATAAGGCCATCCCTAAAAGAGTTCTCAATAAATCTTC carries:
- a CDS encoding type I restriction endonuclease subunit R, whose translation is RFIENSFRDGLMKTTGTDIDRIMPPVSRFASNSRTIKKQTIIDKLLAFFEKYFGLV